GGCCCATGAACTCAAGGTGGATGCATCCACACTCACAGGGGAATCAAAGCCGGTAAGAAAGGTTTCACATAGGATAAGGAAAGTCAGGAACTATATCGAAGCAGATAATATAGTCTTTGCAGGTACACAGGTGACTTCAGGCACGGGAAGGGCAATTGTTTTTGCAACAGCCGGGAAAACAGAGTTCAGCAGGATAGCTTCCATGACGCAGGAGCTGAAGGAGGAACCCAGCCCGCTTCAGATGCAGATATCCCACGCTGCAAGGATAATAAGCATAATAGCGGTTCTCCTTGGGTTAACACTTCTCGCAGTCAACATCTACATTGTTAAACTTCCAATCTACATGGCCCTGATATTTGCCATTGGACTCATGGTTGCAAATGTACCCGAAGGACTTCTCCCCAGCGTGACACTGGCCCTTGCAGCATCTGCAAGGAAGATGGCCCGGCAGAACGCCCTTGTAAAGAGGCTATCAAGTGTTGAAACCCTTGGTTCAACAACAATAATCTGCACGGATAAAACGGGGACACTTACAAGGGGCGAGATGACCGTCAGAAAGATATGGGTTCCATATAAGACAGTTGAAGTAACAGGGTCAGGTTACACGCCTGAGGGCGAATTCCTCCACAGGGGAAAACCCGTCAGCCACAGGGATATAAGGGAGATAAAACTTCTTTTCAGAGCAGCTTCATTCTGCAATGATTCAGAACTCGTCCATGACCATGAGGGATGGAGGGTTACCGGGGACCCAACAGAGGGCGCCCTCCTTGTCGCAGCAGAGAAGATAGGGTTTGACAGGGAGGCTGAACTTAAAAGGATGCCGAGGATAACGGAACTACCCTTTGATTCCACCAGGAAGTCGATGAGCTCCATACATGAAGCAGGAGATGGAAGGGTGGCCTATGTTAAGGGAGCGCCCAGGAAGATAATACGCCTCTCAAAATGGATATCAGTTGATGGAAAGGTCAGAGCACTGGATGATGCTGAAAGGGAGAGGATAAACAGGATACATGATGAGGTGGCCTCCAGGGGATTGAGGGTACTTGCATTCGCCTACCGTGAACTTCCAGAGGACCTTGAATCCTACACCCCTGAGGAGGTGGAGAGGGACCTTGTACTTGTGGGGATGGCTGCAATGTATGATCCTCCAAGAGACGGTGTCGGGGAGGCGGTCATCCAATGTAAAATGGCCGGTATAAGGATTATCATGATCACAGGGGACTATGGGTTAACTGCAGAGGCAATAGCTAGGGAACTGGGGATAGTTGAGGGGGAGTGCACCATAATCAGGGGCAGTGACCTTGAAGAACTCAGTGACAGGGAACTTAAGGAGATCCTCGCAACCGACAGGAACCTGATATTTGCAAGGGCAGTCCCTGAACATAAGATGAGAATAGCATCTGTACTTGAGGACGAGGATGAAATCGTTGCAATGACAGGGGACGGTGT
The sequence above is drawn from the Methanothermobacter wolfeii genome and encodes:
- a CDS encoding cation-translocating P-type ATPase; protein product: MMMDIHELDEGEVFRRLGTLDSGLTVAEAEARLDKYGPNRIQEIKRKPLILLFAENLYNVLAVLLWIAGALSFLIGSYQLGAAIISVILINAIFSFWQEYEAEKATEALKRILPVMATVIRDGSETEIPAHELVPGDLILLKEGDIVPADARIVEAHELKVDASTLTGESKPVRKVSHRIRKVRNYIEADNIVFAGTQVTSGTGRAIVFATAGKTEFSRIASMTQELKEEPSPLQMQISHAARIISIIAVLLGLTLLAVNIYIVKLPIYMALIFAIGLMVANVPEGLLPSVTLALAASARKMARQNALVKRLSSVETLGSTTIICTDKTGTLTRGEMTVRKIWVPYKTVEVTGSGYTPEGEFLHRGKPVSHRDIREIKLLFRAASFCNDSELVHDHEGWRVTGDPTEGALLVAAEKIGFDREAELKRMPRITELPFDSTRKSMSSIHEAGDGRVAYVKGAPRKIIRLSKWISVDGKVRALDDAERERINRIHDEVASRGLRVLAFAYRELPEDLESYTPEEVERDLVLVGMAAMYDPPRDGVGEAVIQCKMAGIRIIMITGDYGLTAEAIARELGIVEGECTIIRGSDLEELSDRELKEILATDRNLIFARAVPEHKMRIASVLEDEDEIVAMTGDGVNDAPALRKADIGVAMGSGTDVAKEAADIVLADDNFASIVTAIREGRTVYENIRKFITYIFSHETAEIVPFILMVLFGIPLPITVMQILAIDLGTDTLPALALGRSPPEEDVMKRPPRPPSERLLNRGVILRGYLFTGSIEAALVMAAYFMVLWSGGWTQGQHLSFTDPLYMRATTVVFAGIVLSQVGNLLSSQTMRSPAIRMGLFRNRWIIWGMVFALTVMLSIIYIPLLQGIFGTLPLGPAEWLLLILFAPVVFLTDELRKVVMGVWADHN